From Clarias gariepinus isolate MV-2021 ecotype Netherlands chromosome 2, CGAR_prim_01v2, whole genome shotgun sequence, one genomic window encodes:
- the gnpat gene encoding dihydroxyacetone phosphate acyltransferase: MSSKVIYSLRDPVPKKRDDFEDILEERRNSSDLRYALKCYTPAVYRNLVPCKVSVLKHLILQSESLRYVIDQVSMESGESREVLQEEASQVLEEMAHRLQLSTVRFFAFMLSKAFKALYRSVRVNEEGLQRLQQAIQEHPVVLLPSHRSYMDFLMMSYLLFTYDLALPVIAAGMDFMSMKFVGEMLRMSGAFFIRRSFGGDKLYWAVFSEYVKTMLRNGYAPVEFFLEGTRSRTAKSLTPKTGLLNIVMEPFFKGEVFDVNLVPVSISYERILEESLYARELLGVPKPKESTSGLLKARKILSEDFGTMHVYFGAPVSVRSLAQGHINRSQYNLVPRHIPHRPAADTQAFVNDVAFHLVRLQEENMVLKPWSLISTLLLQNPQGVELTALSQQTDWLRRLALSFGAFLDWPDGEACSKVVSSSLSVHRNLACVSGGRVQLVVPEAPGAGLSPEEAEFNRAVIVLSCASYRNQTLHVFVRPALLAVAMHAANSSRRDEVYKCFNFLRNIFSNEFILCPGASVQDFEEACCLLVKCGAIQELQQEVVMSSSGERTLSFLCLLMEPFLQGYQVVCRYLCEDAQEDLPEKTFLIAVRNFALRLILAGSLRYHEALSSDLQKNALAVLVHLKAVEKVKDGDQVTLKINKVTVNALEDMLGGKIPTQKPVVARL; this comes from the exons atgtcttccaAAGTGATCTACTCG CTCAGAGATCCTGTCCCCAAGAAAAGGGATGACTTCGAGGACATCCTTGAGGAGAGGAGGAACTCCAGTGACCTGAGATACGCCCTCAAGTGTTACACACCTGCCGTGTACAGGAACCTGGTGCCGTGTAAAGTCAGCGTCCTCAAACACCTCATCCTGCAGTCCGAGTCCCTGAGATACGTCATCGATCAG GTGTCCATGGAGAGCGGCGAGTCCCGAGAGGTCCTGCAGGAGGAGGCGTCTCAGGTCCTGGAGGAGATGGCTCACCGGCTGCAGCTCAGCACCGTCCGCTTCTTCGCCTTCATGCTCAGCAAAGCCTTTAAAGCGCTGTACCGCAGTGTACGGGTCAACGAGGAGGGCTTGCAGAGA CTTCAGCAGGCCATTCAGGAGCATCCGGTGGTGCTTCTGCCCAGCCACCGCAGCTACATGGACTTCCTGATGATGTCATACCTCCTGTTCACCTACGACCTGGCACTGCCCGTCATCGCTGCAGGAATGG ATTTTATGAGCATGAAGTTCGTTGGCGAGATGCTGCGCATGTCAGGAGCGTTTTTTATCCGCCGCTCCTTCGGAGGAGATAAACTCTACTGGGCTGTTTTCTCAGAATATGTCAAGACCATGCTGAGG AACGGTTACGCTCCGGTCGAGTTCTTCCTCGAAGGCACCAGGAGCCGAACGGCAAAGTCTCTCACGCCAAAGACGG gtTTGCTGAATATAGTGATGGAGCCgttttttaaaggtgaagtCTTTGATGTCAACCTGGTTCCAGTGAGTATAAGCTACGAGAGGATTCTGGAGGAGTCTCTGTACGCGCGCGAGCTGCTCGGCGTCCCCAAACCCAAAGAGTCGACGTCT GGGCTGTTAAAGGCCAGAAAGATCCTCAGTGAGGATTTCGGGACGATGCACGTGTACTTTGGAGCCCCCGTGTCGGTGCGGAGCCTGGCGCAGGGACACATCAACCGCTCGCAGTACAATCTGGTCCCCAG acacattCCCCACAGGCCTGCGGCAGACACTCAGGCGTTCGTGAACGACGTAGCGTTCCACCTGGTGCGGCTGCAGGAGGAGAACATGGTCCTGAAGCCGTGGTCCCTGATCTCCACGCTGCTCCTACAGAACCCCCAGGGCGTGGAGCTGACCGCTCTCAGCCAGCAGACCGACTGGCTCCGGCGTCTAGCGCTCAGCTTCGGGGCGTTCCTGGACTGGCCGG acGGCGAAGCGTGCAGTAAGGTTGTCAGCTCCAGTCTGAGCGTGCACAGGAACTTGGCGTGCGTGTCCGGTGGGCGTGTGCAGCTGGTCGTTCCTGAGGCGCCCGGGGCGGGGCTGAGTCCAGAAGAGGCGGAGTTTAACCGAGCGGTCATCGTGCTGTCCTGCGCGTCCTACAGGAACCAGACGCTGCACGTCTTCGTGAGGCCGGCTCTCCTGGCTGTAGCCATGCACGCCGCAAACTCCAGCAGGAGAG ACGAGGTCTACAAGTGCTTTAACTTCCTAAGGAACATTTTCTCCAATGAGTTCATACTTTGTCCCGGAGCGTCTGTGCAG gactTTGAGGAAGCGTGTTGCTTGTTGGTGAAGTGCGGCGCCATACAGGAGTTACAGCAGGAAGTTGTGATGTCATCGAGCGGAGAGAGGACGCTGTCCTTCCTGTGTTTGCTAATGGAGCCGTTCCTGCAGGGGTACCAG gtggtgtGTCGGTACCTGTGTGAGGACGCGCAGGAGGATCTCCCCGAGAAGACCTTTCTTATCGCTGTGAGGAACTTTGCTCTCCGGCTCATCCTAGCAG